The Kineothrix sp. MB12-C1 genome includes a window with the following:
- a CDS encoding MerR family transcriptional regulator, producing MSELIKIREMSIKYDISARALKYYEDMGLISSTRSEDYAYRMYDEAAVKRLEQILILRKLNISIKDIQRIFDAPDSDVVLEVLGNKVDVIDEEVALLHELKSIVLEFIKQINNADFAKDTDVKLLYEKAQEIEGHLVNVDYNGKPADVNRLLEITEKLDKKIPDVMIVRIPEFLSLTSQYQDFGELFNENCLMFWMNKYNYLKKNAVLDCADFLCRRNDGKFRWIYSVHECVNELDTAPYEVTVFKGGLYASAVCIDGDDDSIMKVESKILQWLKKTNFVLDEERDIMGNMTYNDDEIKKGLGYEQLQRYVPIKLKEEEIGLEA from the coding sequence ATGAGCGAACTTATTAAAATACGTGAAATGTCAATAAAATATGATATTTCTGCGCGTGCATTGAAGTATTACGAAGATATGGGGCTGATATCCAGCACCCGAAGTGAAGATTATGCCTACAGGATGTATGACGAGGCTGCCGTAAAACGGTTGGAGCAGATATTGATTTTGCGTAAGCTGAATATAAGCATAAAAGATATACAGCGTATATTTGACGCACCTGATTCAGATGTAGTACTGGAGGTATTAGGAAACAAAGTCGACGTCATTGACGAAGAGGTAGCTCTTCTACACGAGTTAAAGTCGATTGTGTTGGAATTTATCAAGCAAATCAATAATGCTGATTTCGCAAAAGATACAGATGTCAAGCTGCTTTACGAAAAGGCGCAAGAGATTGAGGGGCATCTTGTAAATGTTGATTATAACGGCAAGCCGGCAGATGTGAATCGTCTGCTGGAGATAACCGAAAAGCTTGATAAGAAGATCCCGGATGTAATGATTGTGAGGATCCCGGAATTTTTGTCACTGACATCACAGTATCAAGACTTTGGTGAATTGTTCAATGAAAACTGTCTAATGTTTTGGATGAATAAGTATAATTATTTGAAAAAAAATGCTGTTCTTGATTGCGCTGATTTTTTGTGCAGAAGAAACGACGGAAAATTCAGATGGATATATAGTGTGCATGAGTGTGTCAACGAACTTGATACTGCTCCGTATGAAGTCACTGTGTTTAAAGGCGGCTTGTATGCTTCCGCCGTATGCATTGACGGCGATGATGACAGCATTATGAAAGTTGAAAGTAAAATCTTACAATGGTTGAAAAAAACGAATTTTGTGCTGGATGAAGAACGGGACATCATGGGGAACATGACCTATAATGACGATGAAATAAAAAAAGGTCTCGGCTATGAACAGCTACAAAGATATGTACCTATAAAGCTAAAGGAAGAAGAGATAGGTTTGGAGGCTTAA
- a CDS encoding ester cyclase: MGNLETVKHFYEYVTSNHLINEVPDYISDDCSIRLGDKTIPVGIAGMQQHMIDVRKTYPDLKMIITHQYCDGDYVISEFIMEGTHKGEWLGMKPSGKKLRITGVDIDKVIDGKIVEHGGAANTFEALFEAKIICPST, encoded by the coding sequence ATGGGTAACTTAGAAACAGTAAAACACTTCTATGAATACGTCACTTCCAATCATTTGATTAATGAAGTCCCTGACTATATATCCGATGATTGTTCCATTCGATTAGGTGACAAAACCATCCCCGTTGGGATAGCGGGGATGCAGCAGCACATGATTGATGTAAGAAAAACCTACCCTGATTTAAAAATGATAATCACACACCAATACTGCGATGGCGACTATGTTATTTCTGAATTTATTATGGAGGGAACCCATAAAGGTGAATGGCTAGGTATGAAGCCATCCGGTAAGAAGTTAAGAATTACCGGCGTGGATATTGATAAGGTCATAGATGGAAAGATTGTGGAGCATGGCGGCGCAGCAAATACGTTTGAAGCCTTGTTTGAAGCCAAGATTATATGCCCGTCCACATAA
- a CDS encoding TetR/AcrR family transcriptional regulator, translated as MGIRDDQREKRYWEILSVALDLFIKKGYAATKVTDIAKSVGMSTGLLFHYFRSKEALYEELIKIGISGPTNALPTEDDEPLSYLRNTAESIFSGLKEHPFAAKMFVLMGQVYYTGSAPQSLKDDVMALDIYTSTIDLMSRGQRQGVIRDGDPYALSIAYWSAIQGICEQMAVLPDAPCPKGEWIADMFRRQSSELMKGSESDRS; from the coding sequence ATGGGCATTCGAGATGATCAAAGAGAAAAAAGGTATTGGGAGATTCTTTCAGTAGCGCTTGATTTGTTCATAAAAAAAGGCTATGCGGCAACAAAAGTCACGGACATTGCCAAGTCGGTTGGCATGAGTACGGGGCTTTTGTTTCATTATTTTAGGTCTAAGGAAGCACTTTATGAGGAACTGATTAAAATCGGAATTTCTGGCCCGACTAATGCTCTGCCGACAGAAGATGACGAGCCGTTATCCTATTTGCGAAACACCGCAGAATCCATATTTAGTGGTTTGAAAGAACACCCTTTTGCGGCCAAAATGTTTGTTTTGATGGGTCAGGTATATTACACCGGATCTGCGCCTCAATCGCTTAAAGACGATGTTATGGCACTGGATATTTACACTTCCACTATAGATTTAATGAGTCGCGGTCAGCGGCAAGGTGTGATTCGTGATGGTGATCCTTACGCATTAAGTATTGCCTATTGGAGTGCTATTCAAGGTATCTGTGAGCAAATGGCAGTGTTGCCGGACGCACCATGCCCTAAAGGTGAGTGGATTGCGGATATGTTCAGGAGACAGAGTAGCGAATTAATGAAAGGCAGCGAAAGTGACCGTAGCTAA
- a CDS encoding flavodoxin domain-containing protein: MKTLIVYSTKSGASRDCAELLASSIKDCSLCDLTKQVPGIERFDLVILGSGVRMGKIYKPMKDFIKKNIEVLPSKKTAVFLCNSYPDTFKKVIEKNIPQELIDSAVCIESFGGIPPFTSPKNQDWLLFEHVNRLIQAVASE, from the coding sequence ATGAAAACATTGATTGTATATTCCACAAAATCCGGCGCAAGCCGGGATTGTGCAGAATTGTTGGCTTCTAGCATAAAAGATTGTTCTCTTTGTGATTTGACCAAGCAAGTGCCGGGAATAGAACGATTTGATCTGGTGATTTTAGGTTCGGGTGTGAGAATGGGGAAGATTTATAAGCCGATGAAAGATTTTATTAAAAAAAACATAGAAGTACTCCCCTCTAAGAAAACCGCAGTTTTCTTATGCAATTCTTATCCCGATACATTTAAAAAAGTAATTGAAAAAAATATACCTCAAGAACTGATTGATAGCGCTGTATGCATAGAATCTTTTGGAGGTATTCCGCCTTTTACATCGCCCAAAAACCAAGATTGGCTGTTGTTTGAGCATGTAAACCGACTAATTCAGGCAGTCGCTTCAGAGTAG
- a CDS encoding CPBP family intramembrane glutamic endopeptidase has translation MIMDGGMEEIGWRYLLQPTLEKQFSYFIATVITAFIWWAWHLPMFFIPGSG, from the coding sequence ATGATTATGGATGGTGGAATGGAGGAAATTGGGTGGAGGTATTTGTTGCAGCCGACTCTGGAAAAACAATTTTCGTATTTTATTGCAACAGTTATTACTGCGTTCATATGGTGGGCATGGCATCTACCAATGTTTTTCATCCCAGGATCCGGATAA
- a CDS encoding transposase, whose protein sequence is MAQNQKSYDNEFKAQAVKLAQEIGGHKAANELGIPKGTMYTWIKAFKEGRLSANDAVHTPKNALSLNDELIELKKRIKEQDKEIRRLKEENEFLEEASAFSQPAVGSQQKTETDVYCNQN, encoded by the coding sequence ATGGCACAAAATCAAAAATCTTATGACAATGAATTTAAAGCACAAGCTGTAAAACTTGCTCAGGAAATTGGTGGGCATAAAGCAGCTAACGAATTAGGGATTCCCAAGGGTACTATGTACACCTGGATAAAAGCCTTCAAAGAAGGTCGTCTCAGCGCAAATGACGCGGTTCATACGCCTAAGAATGCCTTATCTCTTAACGATGAGCTTATCGAACTCAAAAAGCGCATTAAAGAGCAGGATAAGGAAATCCGTCGTTTAAAAGAAGAAAATGAATTTCTCGAAGAAGCCAGTGCTTTTTCGCAGCCAGCCGTCGGAAGTCAGCAAAAAACAGAGACTGATGTTTATTGCAACCAAAACTGA
- a CDS encoding EFR1 family ferrodoxin (N-terminal region resembles flavodoxins. C-terminal ferrodoxin region binds two 4Fe-4S clusters.) translates to MMNTYSNIKIAYYSGTGGTELAAKSFQRHLETAGCTCTIETITDGISKNQSNCDPLILLFPVHAFNAPDAVYKWIDALDMVNQTSAAVISVSGAGDVCPNTACRVGSIKRLTKKGYHVLYERMIVMPSNWVAPAPSPLPYLLMQALPIVIDQITSDLLSGVCRKAKPLWIDRIFSAIGKLETAGGHYWGKRIQVMEHCTGCGWCANHCPAGNITMANVKPTFGDGCHFCLKCIYGCPSKALQPGTCKFVVIPEGYCLQDIAQQPPQNPQVPVKDLKVGFFWLGVKKYLMSLSDNQRDLSL, encoded by the coding sequence ATGATGAATACATATTCCAACATAAAAATCGCCTATTATTCTGGCACCGGCGGTACAGAATTAGCGGCAAAGAGCTTTCAAAGGCATCTGGAAACGGCAGGCTGTACCTGCACGATTGAAACAATTACTGACGGAATAAGCAAAAACCAAAGTAACTGCGACCCGCTTATCTTGCTGTTCCCGGTACATGCTTTTAACGCACCGGATGCAGTTTACAAGTGGATTGATGCTTTGGATATGGTAAACCAAACCTCCGCAGCGGTCATCTCTGTTTCAGGAGCCGGAGATGTTTGCCCCAACACAGCCTGCCGGGTCGGAAGTATCAAGCGTTTAACTAAGAAAGGCTACCATGTTCTATATGAAAGAATGATTGTTATGCCTTCTAATTGGGTAGCCCCTGCCCCAAGTCCGTTACCCTATCTTTTAATGCAAGCATTGCCTATCGTAATTGATCAAATCACAAGTGATCTGCTGTCCGGGGTCTGTAGGAAAGCAAAGCCCTTATGGATTGACAGAATTTTCTCTGCAATCGGAAAGCTGGAAACAGCAGGCGGTCATTATTGGGGTAAGCGAATTCAGGTGATGGAGCATTGCACCGGGTGCGGTTGGTGTGCAAATCACTGCCCTGCTGGTAATATCACAATGGCAAACGTAAAGCCAACCTTTGGGGATGGGTGTCATTTCTGCCTAAAATGCATTTATGGCTGCCCAAGCAAGGCTTTGCAGCCGGGAACCTGTAAATTTGTTGTCATTCCAGAGGGGTATTGTTTACAAGACATCGCACAACAACCTCCGCAGAATCCGCAAGTGCCTGTGAAAGATTTAAAGGTAGGGTTCTTCTGGCTGGGGGTCAAGAAATATCTAATGTCTTTGAGCGACAATCAAAGGGATTTATCTTTATAA
- a CDS encoding ABC transporter permease: protein MQTYNLFWRSVKWRFQNPVTIIMTLVQPLIWLLLFSTIFSGSKSEENYTAFILPGILVMGVLSSSGVSGIANYSLKTEGSFYRIMISPVKRSSIILAHILDAAVLSFIQITILMGIAFLMSVRIASGISGVLIMAILLFLTVAFVAAMSYSISLTLPDENSFIALINTFTLPLFFVSSALIPFEQLQGGFQIAAMINPFTHVINSLRMLSQSTTIDWYQLLSTGGLLLVLGAISFIMAVHSLNKDSH, encoded by the coding sequence ATGCAAACTTATAACCTTTTTTGGAGAAGTGTGAAGTGGCGCTTTCAAAATCCGGTAACAATTATTATGACATTAGTGCAGCCGCTTATATGGCTTCTGCTATTCAGCACCATATTTAGTGGCAGTAAGTCCGAAGAAAATTACACAGCATTTATCTTGCCCGGCATCTTAGTTATGGGAGTCCTGTCTAGCTCCGGTGTAAGTGGAATTGCCAACTATTCATTAAAAACAGAGGGAAGCTTTTACCGAATTATGATTTCACCGGTGAAAAGAAGCTCAATTATACTGGCTCATATATTAGATGCTGCTGTCCTGTCATTTATCCAGATTACAATTTTGATGGGTATCGCTTTTCTTATGTCTGTGCGAATTGCATCGGGGATAAGCGGGGTGCTGATTATGGCTATATTATTGTTCCTGACGGTAGCATTTGTGGCAGCAATGTCTTATAGCATCAGTCTTACACTGCCAGATGAAAATTCCTTTATAGCCCTTATAAACACTTTTACTTTACCATTGTTCTTTGTCAGTTCAGCGTTAATACCTTTTGAACAACTTCAGGGCGGATTCCAAATTGCAGCAATGATTAATCCATTTACCCATGTTATCAATAGCCTTAGAATGTTATCACAAAGCACAACAATTGATTGGTATCAGTTACTTTCTACAGGAGGACTTCTCCTTGTCTTAGGTGCAATCAGCTTTATTATGGCGGTTCATTCTTTAAACAAAGATAGCCATTAA
- a CDS encoding phosphotransferase family protein: MAYLTKNIQSESTLMMLIGHAFPERILKDLHELTEGYFNIAYEVSFEDGTKSVLKIAPDPKVTVMTYEQNIMEAEVCSMRLAAKKTNIPLPEVEFYDPSCTLCSFPYFFMQKLNGKSLSSQKPLLTYEQVSHIHFLVGSLNKEINRITNGSFGYPGQTALQGKIWFDVFAEMLRAVILDAGKESIDLAISSSELFELLDQDKGIFQSIVTPCLVHWDIWDGNIFVEDEKLTGIIDWERCLWGDPLMEVGFRSYAQSADFLRGYGIEEFTEEEKRRILWYDLYLLMIVAQEPVYRGYETADSYHWATALLREKYAELQEASSC; this comes from the coding sequence ATGGCATACTTAACAAAAAATATCCAAAGCGAATCCACACTCATGATGCTGATTGGGCACGCATTTCCTGAAAGAATTCTTAAAGATCTGCATGAGCTGACAGAAGGTTATTTTAATATCGCTTATGAAGTTTCTTTTGAAGATGGGACGAAAAGCGTCCTGAAGATAGCACCTGACCCCAAGGTAACGGTCATGACCTATGAACAAAATATCATGGAAGCGGAAGTATGCTCGATGCGGTTGGCAGCTAAAAAAACCAATATCCCATTGCCGGAAGTCGAGTTTTACGATCCATCCTGCACGCTTTGCAGTTTCCCCTATTTTTTTATGCAGAAATTGAATGGGAAAAGCCTGTCCTCTCAGAAGCCGTTGTTGACTTACGAGCAAGTAAGCCATATTCATTTTCTGGTAGGTTCCCTGAATAAAGAGATTAACCGGATAACAAACGGCAGCTTTGGGTATCCCGGGCAAACGGCTCTTCAAGGGAAAATCTGGTTTGATGTTTTTGCTGAAATGCTGAGAGCCGTCATACTGGATGCCGGGAAAGAAAGCATTGACCTAGCTATCTCCTCCAGTGAGCTGTTCGAATTACTGGATCAAGATAAGGGGATATTCCAAAGCATCGTAACGCCCTGTCTGGTTCACTGGGACATATGGGACGGCAATATCTTCGTTGAGGACGAAAAACTTACGGGTATAATCGATTGGGAGCGCTGCCTGTGGGGTGATCCGCTCATGGAAGTGGGATTCCGGTCCTACGCCCAATCGGCTGACTTTTTGAGAGGGTACGGAATTGAAGAATTTACGGAAGAAGAAAAACGAAGAATTCTTTGGTACGATCTCTATTTGCTTATGATTGTTGCACAGGAACCGGTTTATCGAGGGTATGAGACTGCGGATTCCTATCACTGGGCAACGGCGCTATTGCGCGAGAAATATGCGGAGCTGCAAGAAGCGTCTTCTTGCTAG